In a genomic window of Leisingera caerulea DSM 24564:
- a CDS encoding FAD/NAD(P)-binding protein: MGRDRRRVAIVGFGPRGLAALEALVRHASGAGEALAVEVFDPSRWPASGPSFNPCESETCLLNLPLRSIDLPPPPLAREGEGSFAEWMGQAAGDGEAYLPRARLGAYLHARYEALLAQLPGHIKVTQRAVRVTEARRGGQGWQLHAQGVTYGPYGHVLLSLGQPETARDDQLSRWQDHADRYSLPLKPAYPGTGLIDAAGAWAGRVVGIRGMALSALDVVRMLTLGLGGRFAGSSYVASGREPARIVPFSLDGHAPAPKPVNARLDARFDPLQEESAAFEEALRAGLFEVPEAELEPVHGVLENAALRIIRAGGGAVQAAEVRDWLKLESERPGSQEQRGTLEALRASISQAEGREPPAIGYTIGQLWRKWQPQLRRVFDSALVPASIAQDFVSFDDGLKRYSYGAPVETARQLLILIETGLVDPRAADDPDITLTQHGWQLHSDEQTVTASVMIDAVLPQPALAHVTEPLVAGLRQDLALEPLGDGLGARCAPDAALITAEGARVAGLALTGRLANGSAIATDSIHDCFGSISDCWAQTVLWALPDQGASSP; encoded by the coding sequence ATGGGGCGGGACCGGCGCCGGGTTGCCATTGTTGGATTCGGGCCGCGCGGCCTGGCAGCGCTGGAGGCTCTGGTGCGCCATGCTTCAGGGGCCGGCGAAGCCCTGGCGGTGGAGGTTTTCGACCCGTCCAGATGGCCAGCGTCCGGGCCAAGCTTCAACCCATGCGAAAGTGAGACCTGCCTGCTGAACCTGCCATTGCGCAGTATTGATCTGCCGCCGCCGCCTTTGGCGCGCGAAGGGGAAGGCAGTTTTGCCGAATGGATGGGCCAGGCCGCCGGCGATGGCGAGGCGTATCTGCCGCGCGCCAGGCTGGGCGCCTATCTGCACGCCCGCTACGAGGCGCTTCTTGCGCAGTTGCCAGGCCACATAAAGGTGACCCAGCGCGCAGTGCGGGTGACTGAGGCCCGGCGCGGCGGGCAGGGCTGGCAACTGCATGCGCAAGGCGTGACGTATGGCCCTTACGGCCATGTGCTGCTGTCCCTTGGCCAGCCTGAAACCGCCAGGGATGACCAGCTCTCCCGCTGGCAGGATCATGCGGACCGCTATTCATTGCCTTTGAAACCCGCCTACCCTGGAACCGGGCTGATAGATGCGGCCGGGGCTTGGGCGGGCCGGGTTGTCGGCATACGCGGCATGGCGCTGTCGGCACTTGATGTGGTCCGGATGCTGACCTTGGGTCTTGGCGGCAGGTTTGCAGGCAGCAGCTATGTCGCCTCGGGGCGGGAACCGGCCCGGATCGTGCCCTTCTCGCTGGATGGGCACGCTCCTGCCCCCAAACCCGTGAATGCAAGGCTGGATGCGCGGTTTGATCCCTTGCAGGAAGAAAGCGCGGCTTTCGAGGAGGCCTTGCGTGCCGGCTTGTTTGAAGTGCCGGAGGCCGAGCTGGAGCCGGTGCATGGCGTGCTCGAAAATGCGGCGCTGCGCATCATCCGTGCCGGCGGAGGCGCGGTTCAGGCTGCCGAGGTGCGCGATTGGCTGAAGCTGGAAAGCGAACGCCCGGGCAGCCAGGAACAGCGGGGAACACTTGAGGCCCTGCGCGCGAGTATCTCCCAGGCCGAGGGACGGGAGCCGCCCGCCATCGGTTATACGATCGGCCAGCTTTGGCGGAAGTGGCAGCCGCAGTTGCGCCGCGTCTTCGACAGCGCCCTAGTTCCTGCCAGCATCGCGCAGGACTTTGTGAGTTTCGACGACGGGCTCAAGCGTTATTCCTATGGTGCGCCAGTGGAAACCGCCCGTCAGCTGCTAATCCTGATCGAAACCGGGCTGGTGGACCCGCGTGCTGCGGATGATCCCGATATCACGCTTACGCAGCACGGCTGGCAGCTGCACTCTGATGAACAGACGGTCACCGCCAGCGTCATGATTGACGCTGTGCTGCCCCAGCCCGCGCTGGCTCACGTGACGGAACCGCTGGTGGCCGGGCTGCGGCAGGATTTGGCCCTGGAACCTTTGGGCGACGGTTTGGGCGCGCGGTGCGCGCCCGACGCTGCGCTGATCACAGCGGAAGGGGCGCGGGTGGCGGGCCTTGCGTTGACCGGCCGGCTGGCGAACGGCAGCGCCATCGCCACGGACTCGATTCATGATTGCTTCGGCAGCATCTCCGACTGTTGGGCGCAAACCGTGCTTTGGGCGCTTCCGGACCAAGGGGCATCCTCGCCCTGA
- a CDS encoding amino acid ABC transporter ATP-binding protein has translation MISIRGLTKSFRGAPVLRSIDLDIQDGEKVVVIGPSGTGKSTLLRSLNFLDVPDAGQITVGDLTVDAARASKSDILALRRRTGFVFQNYALFANKTAKENIMEALVTVQKRPRAEAEERALSVLRETGLAEKADSYPAALSGGQQQRVGIGRAMALGAEVLLFDEPTSALDPEWVGEVLDLMRRVAEKSQTMIIVTHEMQFAREIADRIVFMHGGKIVEAGPPKQIFDAPRDDRLRRFLKRVGREQEAG, from the coding sequence ATGATTTCAATCCGGGGACTGACCAAGTCGTTTCGCGGCGCACCGGTGCTGCGCAGTATCGATCTTGATATCCAGGACGGCGAAAAGGTTGTTGTGATCGGTCCGTCCGGCACCGGGAAATCGACGCTTTTGCGTAGCCTCAACTTCCTCGATGTGCCAGATGCGGGGCAGATTACGGTTGGCGACCTGACAGTTGATGCTGCGCGGGCGTCCAAGTCCGATATCCTGGCCTTGCGCCGCCGCACCGGGTTTGTTTTTCAGAACTATGCGCTCTTTGCCAACAAGACCGCGAAAGAGAACATCATGGAGGCGCTCGTCACCGTGCAGAAGCGCCCTCGTGCCGAGGCCGAAGAGCGCGCGCTGTCGGTGTTGCGTGAAACCGGGCTGGCTGAGAAGGCGGACAGCTACCCGGCGGCTTTGTCCGGCGGCCAGCAGCAGCGCGTGGGTATTGGCCGTGCGATGGCCTTGGGTGCGGAAGTTCTGCTGTTCGATGAGCCCACCTCGGCGCTGGATCCGGAATGGGTGGGCGAGGTGCTGGACCTGATGCGGCGGGTGGCCGAGAAAAGCCAAACCATGATCATCGTCACCCATGAAATGCAGTTCGCGCGCGAAATCGCGGACCGCATCGTTTTTATGCACGGCGGCAAGATCGTCGAAGCCGGTCCGCCGAAGCAGATCTTTGATGCGCCCCGGGACGACCGGCTGAGGCGGTTCCTGAAGCGGGTGGGGCGCGAGCAAGAGGCCGGATAA
- a CDS encoding amino acid ABC transporter permease gives MRALDFDYMLGLVPVILSYVPTTLAMAGASMVLALVLASLLAVERVIKVPVLDSLVVLFISFFRGTPLLVQLFLFYFGLPQLLPALANINGVTAAIMGLTLHFAAYMAESIRAAIAGVDRSQWEAAQSIGMTQAQMMRRIILPQATRIAAPTLVNYFIDMIKGTSLAFTLGVTEMMGAAQKEAAGSFLYFEAFLVVAAIYWIMVEALSQVQGRLETRLNKAFAR, from the coding sequence ATGCGGGCGCTCGACTTCGATTACATGCTAGGGCTGGTGCCCGTTATCCTTTCCTACGTTCCGACCACTCTGGCAATGGCCGGCGCATCCATGGTGCTTGCGCTGGTCCTCGCCTCGCTGCTGGCGGTCGAACGCGTCATCAAGGTGCCGGTGCTGGACAGCCTGGTTGTGCTGTTCATCAGCTTCTTCCGCGGCACCCCGCTGCTGGTGCAGCTGTTTCTGTTCTATTTCGGCCTGCCGCAGCTGCTGCCTGCGCTTGCCAATATCAACGGCGTCACGGCCGCGATCATGGGGCTCACGCTGCATTTCGCCGCCTACATGGCCGAGAGCATCCGTGCGGCCATTGCGGGAGTGGACCGCAGTCAATGGGAGGCGGCGCAATCCATCGGCATGACACAAGCCCAGATGATGCGCCGTATCATTCTTCCTCAGGCCACGCGGATTGCGGCACCGACGCTGGTGAATTACTTCATTGATATGATCAAGGGCACCTCGCTGGCCTTCACGCTTGGCGTTACCGAAATGATGGGCGCAGCCCAAAAGGAGGCGGCTGGCAGCTTTCTCTATTTCGAGGCGTTCTTGGTGGTGGCCGCCATCTACTGGATCATGGTTGAGGCACTGAGCCAGGTGCAGGGCCGGCTGGAAACCCGTCTGAACAAGGCATTTGCGCGATGA
- a CDS encoding amino acid ABC transporter substrate-binding protein translates to MLKSLTYGALAAAVLGTAAIAETEELRVGMSGGYFPFTFVKQDKLQGFEVDVMDAVGEAAGLEITYETMSFSGLVGALESGRIDTIANQITITPEREAKFAFTQPYVIDGAQVVVRKGNEEVGSVEDLRGRSVAVNLGSNFEQLLHELPYAEDIDIRTYESNIAQDTALGRVDAFVMDRVSSVQLIKESPLPLELAGAPFSEIRNALPFANTEEGRDLRDRVDAALDTLRANGTLTEISMKWFGSDITVSQ, encoded by the coding sequence ATGCTAAAATCCCTTACTTACGGCGCGCTTGCCGCCGCCGTGCTGGGCACCGCCGCCATTGCCGAGACCGAAGAGCTGCGGGTTGGCATGTCGGGAGGGTATTTCCCCTTTACCTTCGTAAAGCAGGACAAGCTGCAGGGGTTCGAAGTGGATGTGATGGACGCAGTCGGCGAAGCGGCCGGCCTGGAAATCACCTATGAAACCATGTCGTTTTCCGGGCTGGTCGGGGCGCTGGAATCCGGACGGATCGACACCATTGCGAACCAAATCACGATTACGCCGGAGCGGGAGGCAAAATTCGCTTTCACCCAACCGTATGTGATCGACGGTGCGCAAGTTGTCGTGCGCAAGGGTAATGAAGAGGTCGGGTCGGTCGAAGATCTTCGCGGCCGGTCGGTTGCGGTCAACCTCGGCTCGAACTTCGAGCAGTTGCTGCACGAGCTGCCTTATGCGGAAGACATCGACATCCGCACCTATGAAAGCAATATCGCCCAGGATACCGCGCTTGGCCGGGTCGATGCTTTTGTGATGGATCGCGTGTCATCGGTCCAGCTCATCAAGGAAAGCCCGCTGCCGCTGGAATTGGCCGGGGCGCCGTTCTCCGAGATCCGAAATGCACTCCCCTTTGCCAATACCGAGGAAGGGCGGGACCTGCGTGACCGTGTCGATGCGGCACTGGACACGCTGCGGGCTAATGGCACACTGACCGAAATCTCCATGAAATGGTTCGGTTCTGATATTACAGTTTCGCAGTAG